One part of the Rutidosis leptorrhynchoides isolate AG116_Rl617_1_P2 chromosome 1, CSIRO_AGI_Rlap_v1, whole genome shotgun sequence genome encodes these proteins:
- the LOC139869359 gene encoding uncharacterized protein — translation MGKNQAYKAMQRSRVGSTSGGPDDVEDGMVDGSFHSPEWHAARLSSLKTSHTVTWEEYKKKQKEEEMKKGELEADKDKMMREYRAQLDAERASKLAHGRNHSKSKSTHKKEKKDKDLKKRRSKKRKHSRKSSESSSSSSSSESSSSDDDDSRESRSKSRSRKRKDKRHRSKSKHLRGDDEEADGPLPLSRFFGSTKS, via the exons ATGGGGAAGAATCAAGCATACAAGGCGATGCAGAGATCTAGGGTTGGATCGACCTCTGGCGGCCCTGATGATGTGGAGGACGGCATG GTGGATGGTTCATTTCATTCTCCAGAGTGGCATGCAGCTCGTTTGTCAAGCCTCAAAACTTCACATACGGTTACGTGGGAAGAGTACAAAAAGAAGCAAAAG GAAGAAGAAATGAAGAAGGGGGAGTTAGAAGCTGACAAAGATAAGATGATGCGAGAATATAGGGCACAACTTGATGCAGAACGCGCAAGCAAGCTTGCTCATGGAAGAAACCATTCAAAAAGCAAATCTACTCATAAAAAAG AGAAGAAGGATAAAGATCTAAAGAAGCGCAGAAGCAAGAAGCGAAAG CATTCTAGGAAATCTTCTGAGTCTAGCTCCTCAAGTTCATCATCTGAATCTTCAAGTAGCGATGATGATGATTCCAGAGAATCAAGGTCTAAATCACGATCTAGAAAGAGGAAAGACAAAAGGCACAGGTCAAAATCTAAGCATTTGAGAGGTGATGATGAAGAGGCGGATGGTCCTTTACCGCTTTCCAGGTTCTTTGGGAGCACAAAAAGCTGA